CTCGACGGCACTTTCGACATTGTCCATCAATTGCTGTTTGACGGCCGGATCCTGGGTTTTTGCAAATAGTTCCTCTGCATCAAAACCACCATCCGCCAGAATTTTGCCGAGTAGTTCCGTATCCGTCACGTCACGCTGCTCTTCCCAAATTGCCGGCAACAAGGTTTCAATAAATGTTGCCCGCTTTTCCGGTTCGAGCGCGACCAGCATGCGCTGCAGCGTGATCGTATTGAATGGGAAATGCGGATTCATCTGAAATTTGGTCATACCGTGTTTGGCGATGAAGCGATTCATCTCCAACATCGCGTAAGCGTTCTTCCCCTTTATTTCCGCGTCGCGAATGAAAGGCGGAGCATTGCCGGTAAGCTTGTGCATTCCGCCAAGAAACGCCGGCAGCACCTCAATTATTGCACCATGTTTTTCGGCCAGCGCCTTTAGTGGCTGCCAAATCAAATAAGCATTGGGGCTTACAAAATCGAAGACAAGTTCAATCGTCTTGGTCATCAAAAATTCCTCTTTCTCATATCCTGTGCGCAAACGGGCTCATCACCATTTTTCGGCCCATGGCCGCACGTCCATTTCAAATGTCCAGGCACTGCGCGGCTGTTCGTGAAGCATCACATAATTTTGAGCCAAATCGTCAGGGTTCACAACGCCGTCATTGGCTTTGCGCTCTTCATAATCCGGCAGCATGCCCTTGATCCATTCGGTATCAACCGCTGCATCAATCACGACATGAGCGACATGAATATTTTGCGGTCCCATCTCACGAGCAAGACTCTGCACCATATTTCGCAGTGCGCCTTTCGCGCTGGCAAAGGCTCCAAAACCCGCCGCACCACGCATACTGGCGGTCGCGCCGGTAAAGATGATCGAACCATGGCCGCGTTTGGTCATGACACGTGCCGCTTCACGTCCTGCAAGGAAACCGGCGAAGGTTGCCATTTCCCAGATTTTCATGAATTTCTTCGCGCTGGTATCCAGGATCGTCATTGGCACATTGGCGCCAATGTTAAACACCACGCAATCGAGCGGCCCGATATTGGTTTCGATATCAGCAAACAAAGCCTCAACCTCGTCTTCCTTGCGCGCATCGCAGGAAAAGCCATAGGCTTGCTTTCCGGCGCCGCGAAGTTCCTCGACAAGCGGATCAAGCTTTTCGCCGCCGCGCCGTGCGCCGCAGACAACATAGTCCTTGTTGGCAAAGGCTCGCATAATGGCGCTGCCAATGGCATCCCCTGCCCCAATGATCAAAACCACTTTTCCCATAACTTACTCCAGCCAACGCCTAATTTCAGTTTCATTATGAAACCATGTTCACGCATTAAATGCAATGGGCTCTGCAAAACTGATAATTCACACTAGGCGGAATCGGGACGGCTCGTTAAAGGGTCATCATGACACAGACATCCTCGCGCACCGCTGAAAAAATCACACCTGAAATTGTTGCCGAACATGGCCTCAACGAAGAGGAATATCAGCGCATCCTCAACGCGCTTGATCGTGAGCCGAACATTACCGAGCTTGGCATTTTTTCAGTTATGTGGTCCGAGCATTGTTCCTACAAAAGCTCGCGTCTGCATCTGAAAAAGCTGCCGACCACCGGCCCTCAGGTCATTTGTGGTCCGGGTGAAAATGCCGGTGTGATTGATATTGGTGACGGTCAGGCTGCCATCTTCAAGATGGAGAGCCATAACCATCCGAGCTATATCGAACCTTATCAGGGGGCAGCGACCGGCGTAGGCGGTATCTTGCGCGACGTGTTCACCATGGGTGCGCGGCCGGTGGCGAATATGAACGCACTGCGTTTCGGGCGTCCTGAGCACCCTAAGATGAAGCATCTGGTCAAAGGAGTTGTGGCCGGCATTGGCGGCTATGGCAATTGTGTCGGTGTTCCCACGGTCGGTGGAGAGACCAATTTCCACGAGGCCTATGACGGCAATATCATCGTCAACGCGATGACCGTTGGCGTGGCTGATGCGGACAAGATTTTTTACTCTGCAGCCTCCGGCGTTGGAAATCCGATTGTCTATGTCGGCTCCAAAACCGGCCGAGACGGCATCCATGGCGCAACCATGGCCAGCGCCGAATTTGATGATGATAGTGATGAGAAGCGCCCAACGGTTCAGGTTGGCGATCCTTTCACCGAAAAACTGCTCATCGAGGCTTGCCTCGAACTTATGGCGTCCGATGCCATTGTTGCCATTCAGGACATGGGCGCGGCTGGCCTAACCAGCTCCAGCGTTGAAATGGCGACCAATGGCGAAGTCGGGATCATTCTGGACATGGACAAGGTGCCATGCCGCGAAGAAGGCATGACCGCCTATGAAATGATGCTGTCCGAAAGCCAGGAACGTATGCTGATGGTGCTGAAACCCGGACGCGAGGAAATGGCCGAAGCGATTTTCCGCAAATGGGAACTGGATTTCGCGGTCATCGGCGAAGTCACCGACACGCGCCGGATGATATTGACGCATAAGGGCGAGACGGTGTGTGACATTCCGCTCGGCCCGCTTGCCGATGATGCCCCGCTTTATGATCGGCCGCATCTCAGCCAGGAAGAATATAAGGCGCATGTGAATATTGCGCCGCTGGGCGAGATTCCCGAAAGCACCGACATTGGTGCGGACCTGCTAAAGATGATGGCCAGCCCCGCCCTCGCCTCGCGCCGCTGGATCTGGGAACAATATGACAGCCAGGTTGGTGCTGACACCTGCCAGCGTTCAGGCGGAGATGCTGCGGTTGTGCGGGTGCATGGCACCAACAAGGCACTGGCAATCACCACCGACTGTACGCCGCGCTATTGCAAGGCCGATCCCGTCGAGGGCGGCAAGCAAGCCATTGCCGAAGCCTATCGCAACTTGACGGCTGTCGGCGCGAAACCACTCGCGACCACCGATTGTATGAATTTCGGTAATCCGGAAAAGCCGCATATCATGGCGCAATTTGTCGGTTGTATTGAGGGTATGGCGGAAGCCTGCGAAGCGCTCGATATGCCGATCGTGTCCGGCAATGTGAGCTTGTACAATGAGACCACCGGCGCAGATGGTGTGAGCCATGCGATCCTGCCAACGCCAGCCATTGGGGCGGTTGGGCTTATTGATGATCTCGACAAGATGATGACCATCGGTTTTAAGAATGAGGGGGACACCATTTTGCTCGTTGGAGCAGAGATGATCCGTGAAGATGACGGCCAAGGTCATTTGGCTCAATCGCTCTGGCAGCGTGAAATTCATGGGTCTGAACTCGGTGCCCCCCCTCCAGTTGATCTGGACGTGGAGCGCCAGAATGGCACATTTGTGCATGATGCTATCAACACGGGCCTCGTGAACGCTGCGCATGATATTTCCGACGGTGGACTGATTGTTGCATTGACCGAAATGGCATTGGCCGGAAAAATTGGGGCCGACTGGGCTTTGGCAGATAATAGCAGCTACGCTGCTGACGCATTTGGAGAAGACCAGGGCCGTTATCTCGTAACCACCAAAGATCCAGAATCCGTTTTCGAATTGGCGAAATCAAAAAACATTACCGTTTCCATGGTTGGAACCGTTGGAGGAGACAGCATAAGTTGTCAGCTTCAAGGCGCCGATCAAGTGGTGGATGTTGCTCTCTCCGACCTCCGCGAAGCCAGCGACAGCTTCTTCCGGGACTGGATGCAAGACTAAAGCCTCAAGCGTTCAACCCAACATTATCCAAAAACGGCGAGGAAAACGCATCGCGTTCCGCAGCGTCGGGCAGGAGCAATTTGCGCACCTGATTCCAGCGATCCACACTGCCGCCAAAGCCGCGTCGTACGCGGGCCTTGGTAAGGTCATGCATCTTGCCCCAATGCTGGGTGAAGGGCATGCCCGCCGCCTCCAGCCGCTGGCCAGCCAAGGTGATCAGCTTGCGCGTCGCCGGCGTGTCGATGCCGTCAATATCGATCACACAGCTCGGGTCATAGCGGTTGAACGACAATATGCCGGGCGATTTTTGCGCATAGCGGCAGGTGAAGACCACTGGCGCATTCTTGTGGACCTGAAAGGCGCCACGCATGATGTCAATTGCGTTGGTAACCTGTGCGACCGGTACGGCAAAACCGGAACTGGCAATCCCCTCGCGTGCGCTAGTGAAGCTATAGGTCTCGCCTGGCAGTCGCCATTCATGTGGCCGGTCGGATCGCACTTTCAGTTCGGCCTGGATCAACAGACTTGTGGCTGTATTCCGCAAGTCCGGAAACATCTTGATCGCTGAAGCAATCAGGCGCGGTAGATCGGTTCCCGGTTCTGCTTCGGATTTCAGATCATAGTCCGGCTTGTATCCGGGCGGACATAGTTCCTTGTAGCGGACGGTCGTGTATCCGATATCCATCTTCGCTGGATCAAGGATCACTTGGAAAAAATAAGGTCTGCGGGTCTGGTCCGGCAAACCTGATCCGCGAAAATCAAGAGTATTGAGGGCCGTTTGCAATTGCCCATAGGGAATATGGAGCAAAGAGGAATTGAGCAGATAGCGCCCGGTAGACCGCAACATAACTGCATGGACTATGCCCAGCGCGCCCAGACTCACAATCGCCGCATCAAATTTGGCATCATCGCGCACCAGCGTCGCGCCCAGCTTAGCCGCGAAATTGGCGGTCATCACCGGTGCTCGTGCTGGCTCAATCCACAGATTTTGGGTCGCCGTCAGGATCTGTATACCTGCCACCTGGCTTTCCATAGCGCCGACATCAATAGCCGAGCCGTGGACGCCGGTCCCGATTGCGCCGGCTATGGTCTGACCATTGCTCGCCCCCGATGTTCGCAAGGCACGGCGGCGGGTTTTCGTTTCCAGCCGCTCGTTAATCTTCGAAATGTTGGTCCCGCATTGCGCGAGATAGAGATCATCTGCCGATGTTCCGCTCGCCAGATCGACATCATTGACCCCGACCTTGAACGTCCAGTCGAGATTGGCGGTTTCGATCACCCAGCCATTTTTGACCACCGGAATATCGGAAAAGGACCAACGCGAACCACAAGCGCGGATCTGCACGCCAGCGGCCAAGGCATCGGCAATAATCCCCTGCAGCCGCGCCGCCGTAGCCCGCATGCCGGACATGGTTGCGCGGGTCGGATTTTCATTATGAACCCGAAGGCGTTTGGCAATCGGTACCTTGATATTGAAGTGGTGGTTCACCCACTCCACATTGTTGTTCACTCGTATCGGATTGGACGGCATTGCGGTCTCCCCTCAACCTTTATGTGAAAACTACTCGTCTGTGCTGCCTTCGTCCGAAGGAATCTTGGCGCAATAATATTCGATAGTGGTCGGCTGATAGAAACCGAGCGTCAGCACCGATACCAATGATTGGCCGAAATTTGTTTTCACGCGCACTTCGTCGATCAGGTTGGTCTGACATTGCGCAACATTGCGCGGTTGCCCTCTCGGGAGCAAGAATGCGTTACTGTGAACAATGCTTTGCTCACCATCGGGATTGGGCCGCTGCACAACAAGCCGATGTTCGGCGCAGCTCGACAGCAACACCGCACTGACCAAAATCAGTCCTATTTGTTTTTGCAAGACTATGCCCTCCTTCATATCAGTCCGGTCCTATTGGATCTCGGCGCGTCGAATTTTGGGCGACCCTGCCACTTTATCGCTGAATTGCCAGACATCCGCAATGGGGATTTTCTGCCAGATCGGCATGATTGTTCTAGGCGTTTGATGACCAGGTAGCATTATCTTGCTATGCTCATGCCATGTCCAAAAAGCAAAATGCCGTTTATTCCAAAACACCCCTGGCGAAGAAGCTCTCTTTAAAAGATGGCATGCAGGTATGGTTTGACGGCATGCCCGACAGTGTCCGTGCCGAAATCGACTCCTATGGTTTAGTATTTGAAGAGCATGGCAAGCCTGTTCAGGGCCTCAACGCCGCGCATATTTTTGTCAAGGAACGCGCGCTTTTGGAGCAACACCTTACTGCGCTGCGTACCATGATTGATCCGGCTGGTCAGGTCTGGGTAAGCTGGCCGAAAAAGGCATCGAAAGTTGAAACCGACATCACCGAGGACACCATCCGTAGTGTCTGCCTGCCGATGGGCTTTGTTGACATCAAGGTCTGCGCTGTGGACGCCATTTGGTCGGGCCTAAAACTGACAATTCGCAAAGAACTGCGCTGAAATCCGGTTATTGAGAAGTCGTACAGATTTCTCAATATCGGGAGCGCAGCATGACAGATTTACACTGGACAGAGATTTGCAAGAATGCGCTTGTGCTGGTTCGCGATATAGTCGTTTTGGGTATAGTCATCTTTTTCCTGTTTTTCCCAATCCAGTTCGGAGAGCAGCTCGGGAAAACCAATATCGGTCGCTTCAGTGCCTTTGGTGTGGAAGTGGAATTGCAGGCCAAAGAGATGCGTGATCAAGCAGAGGCTGCACGAACCGAAGTGGCCGAAGCCCAGGCAGCCGTTGATCGGACTCTTTCGGACATCAGAACATGGTCGCGAACCAATCCGCAAATCCGGGGCCGAGCCAGTCAGCTCGAATAACAGGTAGCGGAGTCATCACAAAAACTGACCAGTGCGAAGAGCGAAATCGATCGCTCCATCACAGGCTACGATGTTCTGGTCAAAAAGATCGAAGCTGCGCAATAGCGGTTCAAGAATATTTAGGCTGGCTGACCAAGTAAGTTGTAAGGATCAATACCCTGAGCCTCATAAGCGGCATGCGCCTGCTTATAAAAAATGGGCTCGCCAATGTTTAAAAACGCACGCGCTTCGTCGAGTGGCAACGCAAGCAGTTTTTCGATATCATAATATGCGAGGCGCTTGGCCGCTTTACCCAGCCGTTGCCCTTCCCGCACAGCCCGCAGAACAGGTGCATTGGATGGTGATTGTTTTTTCATTTCCAGTGCGCCAGCATAAGCAATGAACAATATGCCCAGATTGGGGTTCTGACTATAGGTAAAGCCAAGCACACATTGCTCGCCCAATGCATCCCGGCCATAGCCGGTCAGAACATGAAGCAAATCATGCGTGTCGCGCATCCGGTCACCGAACCATTCGGTGATATCGTTGCGCTTTTCATATGTTTCGCCATAGCGATCAAATTCCGCAACCAGTCCGGCCGCGGTAAGACCTTCTTTCTCCATGAATCGAACATAAGCCTGTCCGAGGCTATCGGCAGGCAGTTTGCGCAATTTATCATGATCATCGAGCATCTTCGGCAGATCGACATTACGCTCCATCAATTCCTGTGCATGCGGGCTTTTCAAAAAGCGCTTCGCATTGCGGATAAAAGCCTTGCCAGCAAGCGCCTCGATAATGTGAAATACCTCAGCCGTATCTTCCTTATCCGCAATCAGATTTCGGAAATGACGAAATGCCTTTATCGGCCGGATCTTCGGCGGCGAATGATCCGTATTGAGGAGAGGCATATCGGTAGGAGAGATCGTCATAATGGAATCGCTTTTATCTATTTCAAAAAGCTTGATATCGATTACTAACATTAATGTCAATAGCGGTTATTATCTTTCCTACCTGCCCCTTCATGGCTAAGCGTTTAAAGAACAACTGCATCACTTGTTTACCTCCTGAAAAAACAGAAAAAGGGTGTGTGACTTGTGTGAACTTTGAAATGACAATAGGCGCCCAAATCTTCTCGGCGCCAAGGAAGACCGGGATGAAACCACACGAAACGCTGCCCTATACCGAGCTGCCCACATATTCTGACGCGGAACGCATTGCACGATCCAAAGCTTTTTATGACGCTTTGAAAGTAAGACGCACCTGTCGCTATTTTTCCAACGAAGCGGTTCCACGGGCGGTCATTGAAAATGCGCTGCTTGCAGCCGGCACTGCGCCCAATGGTGCCAATCATCAACCGTGGCATTTTGCTGTGATCGAATCTGCCGAAAAGAAAAAGGCCCTGCGTGAAGCAGCCGAAGCAGAAGAACGTGAATTTTATGAAAACAAAGCCAGCGATGAATGGCTCGAAGCTCTGAGCCCGCTTGGCACCGACGCGGACAAGCCGTTTCTTGAAATTGCGCCTTATCTGATCGTCATATTTGGTCAACGCAAGGGCGGGATGATGCCAGGCGAGATGAAACAGAACTATTATGTCAACGAAAGCGTCGGCATTGCCACAGGCATGCTGATTACCGCTTTGCATGATGCGGGCCTTGCGACTCTTACCCATACGCCCAATCCAATGAAGTTTCTCAATGAACTGTGCGATCGCCCTGCTAATGAAAAGCCAATGATGGTGTTGGTCGTGGGCAAGCCTGCACTGGATGCCACTATCCCGGTCCATGCCACAATCAAGAAACCCCTAGACGCAATATCAAGCTGGCTCTAACAAGCCGTATTGCATTAATAATACAGCCAGGATTTGTTGATGAACGCCACGACCACACAAACCCGCCATATCACCCTTGATGCATTGCGCGGCTTCGCAGTGATGGGCATTTTGTGGGTCAACATAACCGTTTTTGGCTTCCCGGAAATGGCATATATCAGCCCCATCATCAGCACCTCGGGCAGCGCTTCGGATATTGCCGCCTG
This DNA window, taken from Parasphingorhabdus litoris DSM 22379, encodes the following:
- a CDS encoding 2-hydroxychromene-2-carboxylate isomerase, which encodes MTKTIELVFDFVSPNAYLIWQPLKALAEKHGAIIEVLPAFLGGMHKLTGNAPPFIRDAEIKGKNAYAMLEMNRFIAKHGMTKFQMNPHFPFNTITLQRMLVALEPEKRATFIETLLPAIWEEQRDVTDTELLGKILADGGFDAEELFAKTQDPAVKQQLMDNVESAVERGAFGIPTMYIDGEMYFGKERLGQMDEQLAM
- a CDS encoding SDR family NAD(P)-dependent oxidoreductase, whose protein sequence is MGKVVLIIGAGDAIGSAIMRAFANKDYVVCGARRGGEKLDPLVEELRGAGKQAYGFSCDARKEDEVEALFADIETNIGPLDCVVFNIGANVPMTILDTSAKKFMKIWEMATFAGFLAGREAARVMTKRGHGSIIFTGATASMRGAAGFGAFASAKGALRNMVQSLAREMGPQNIHVAHVVIDAAVDTEWIKGMLPDYEERKANDGVVNPDDLAQNYVMLHEQPRSAWTFEMDVRPWAEKW
- the purL gene encoding phosphoribosylformylglycinamidine synthase subunit PurL, producing the protein MTQTSSRTAEKITPEIVAEHGLNEEEYQRILNALDREPNITELGIFSVMWSEHCSYKSSRLHLKKLPTTGPQVICGPGENAGVIDIGDGQAAIFKMESHNHPSYIEPYQGAATGVGGILRDVFTMGARPVANMNALRFGRPEHPKMKHLVKGVVAGIGGYGNCVGVPTVGGETNFHEAYDGNIIVNAMTVGVADADKIFYSAASGVGNPIVYVGSKTGRDGIHGATMASAEFDDDSDEKRPTVQVGDPFTEKLLIEACLELMASDAIVAIQDMGAAGLTSSSVEMATNGEVGIILDMDKVPCREEGMTAYEMMLSESQERMLMVLKPGREEMAEAIFRKWELDFAVIGEVTDTRRMILTHKGETVCDIPLGPLADDAPLYDRPHLSQEEYKAHVNIAPLGEIPESTDIGADLLKMMASPALASRRWIWEQYDSQVGADTCQRSGGDAAVVRVHGTNKALAITTDCTPRYCKADPVEGGKQAIAEAYRNLTAVGAKPLATTDCMNFGNPEKPHIMAQFVGCIEGMAEACEALDMPIVSGNVSLYNETTGADGVSHAILPTPAIGAVGLIDDLDKMMTIGFKNEGDTILLVGAEMIREDDGQGHLAQSLWQREIHGSELGAPPPVDLDVERQNGTFVHDAINTGLVNAAHDISDGGLIVALTEMALAGKIGADWALADNSSYAADAFGEDQGRYLVTTKDPESVFELAKSKNITVSMVGTVGGDSISCQLQGADQVVDVALSDLREASDSFFRDWMQD
- a CDS encoding FAD-binding protein, whose translation is MPSNPIRVNNNVEWVNHHFNIKVPIAKRLRVHNENPTRATMSGMRATAARLQGIIADALAAGVQIRACGSRWSFSDIPVVKNGWVIETANLDWTFKVGVNDVDLASGTSADDLYLAQCGTNISKINERLETKTRRRALRTSGASNGQTIAGAIGTGVHGSAIDVGAMESQVAGIQILTATQNLWIEPARAPVMTANFAAKLGATLVRDDAKFDAAIVSLGALGIVHAVMLRSTGRYLLNSSLLHIPYGQLQTALNTLDFRGSGLPDQTRRPYFFQVILDPAKMDIGYTTVRYKELCPPGYKPDYDLKSEAEPGTDLPRLIASAIKMFPDLRNTATSLLIQAELKVRSDRPHEWRLPGETYSFTSAREGIASSGFAVPVAQVTNAIDIMRGAFQVHKNAPVVFTCRYAQKSPGILSFNRYDPSCVIDIDGIDTPATRKLITLAGQRLEAAGMPFTQHWGKMHDLTKARVRRGFGGSVDRWNQVRKLLLPDAAERDAFSSPFLDNVGLNA
- a CDS encoding Bor family protein gives rise to the protein MQKQIGLILVSAVLLSSCAEHRLVVQRPNPDGEQSIVHSNAFLLPRGQPRNVAQCQTNLIDEVRVKTNFGQSLVSVLTLGFYQPTTIEYYCAKIPSDEGSTDE
- a CDS encoding Coq4 family protein, which encodes MTISPTDMPLLNTDHSPPKIRPIKAFRHFRNLIADKEDTAEVFHIIEALAGKAFIRNAKRFLKSPHAQELMERNVDLPKMLDDHDKLRKLPADSLGQAYVRFMEKEGLTAAGLVAEFDRYGETYEKRNDITEWFGDRMRDTHDLLHVLTGYGRDALGEQCVLGFTYSQNPNLGILFIAYAGALEMKKQSPSNAPVLRAVREGQRLGKAAKRLAYYDIEKLLALPLDEARAFLNIGEPIFYKQAHAAYEAQGIDPYNLLGQPA
- a CDS encoding nitroreductase family protein, coding for MKPHETLPYTELPTYSDAERIARSKAFYDALKVRRTCRYFSNEAVPRAVIENALLAAGTAPNGANHQPWHFAVIESAEKKKALREAAEAEEREFYENKASDEWLEALSPLGTDADKPFLEIAPYLIVIFGQRKGGMMPGEMKQNYYVNESVGIATGMLITALHDAGLATLTHTPNPMKFLNELCDRPANEKPMMVLVVGKPALDATIPVHATIKKPLDAISSWL